From Pseudodesulfovibrio nedwellii:
GAACTTTTTTGCGTATTTTATCAAAAAAGCAACCGATACCACATTGTTGGACAAAAAAAGTAGTTTCCGGTTTCGTTTTTTGAAAGAAAGTCATGTAGATGGGCCTTCGTTTTGCTTGAGCTCATGCCATTTATGTGTACCTCGAATGGCGTTGATAAATGCAAGAATAAAGAAGATGGCGAAAAAACCACTGATGAGCGTCTGAATTGGTACATCGGTAATTTTCGAGATGAATATATAAAGGTACAGAACAAGCCCGACAATGGCGGCTATGTTGTATTTTTTATGAATGCCTATCCCGATCAGACCGAACAAGGCGACATCCACAAGAGGCAACAGATCTACCGGCTGCCCTGGATAATCAATCATGAACATGACGGTATTAAGTACCGTGAAGCCACATATGATGCCGCAGGCCCAGACGCCTTGTGCCGCTGCATACTTGGCAATTTCGAGATCTGTGATTTTTGGCCAGAACTTGTTGAAGTCCTTGCGTGGTTGTTTGTTTTCTTCAGACATCCTTAATCACCGTCAGTTTAATCCTCTTTGCCGTGAATGAGCGTGTAGAGCGCTCCCTTTTGTTCCAGTAATTCTTCATATCCGCCCTGTTCGACGATGCGGCCTGCTTTGAGAACCACGACCTTGTCGTAGTAGGGGAGCATGTCCAGACGGTGAATAACGGCTAGAACTGTGGATTTGCCTTTCCAATTGTTGGTCAGGATGTTTTGCACTCGTCCTTGTGACTTGTTGTCCAGAGCGGCGGTGGCTTCATCCAGAATGAGGACAGGCGGTACCTTGAGGAATGTTCGTGCAAGAGCGACTTTTTGTCGCTGCCCACCGGACAGTCGGTCACCCATGGAACCGACTTCGAAATTCAGGCCCATTTCGGCCACTGGCTCCAACGCTCCCTGCATGATGAGCGCTTGCATGATGCGGTGGTTAATTTCGTCCTCAGCACCTGTGGCATCGGCGCGGACGCGACCAAACAGGATGTTGTCCTGAATGTTCAGAGAATCGATGTATTCTTCATGGCTAAAGAAACGGAAAGAGTCAGGGTGATCTCGTGTCACCTTGTCCATGAAGTCCTGACGAGATCGGACCACACGGTTGACAAAACCCTTGTCCAGTTCAATCTGGCCGTGAATACCCGGAATGAAGGCCAAGGCCAGCTTGAAGATGAGGCCTTTTTCCTTTTCCGAAAGAGGTTCGCCGGAATCGAGTCGGTTTGCGACCTTCTGATATTCGCCGTACTCAGCCTCGGGGATAGGGTTGTTCGTGAAGGCGTCGTGTTCGGGTGTCGGTCCCAGTTCGTCAGTAATCATCCGTGCTAGAGTTTCGCCCAGAACGGTCAGGTGCGCGACGAGTCCGTGTCCTTCAAGGAATTCGATGAACTGATGGTGTTCATGCAGATGCTCTTGATCGAATTTTTCGTTAATGGCTGCGCCGAAGGCTATGTTTTCGGCTACGGTCATGTAGCGGCTGTAGCTATCCACATCAAAGAATTCAATGTATTCGGCCACGTCTGCGTACATACCGGCTTCGCCTTCCTGGAATTCTTTGCGTGAGGCGAGAATTGCTTCCTTGAGACTTCTGTCTGGGTTCTTCGTGTCCAGCTTGGCTCGCAGGGCAAAGGCAAGGACATCAGTGAAAAATCCGACTTGTTGCGATATCTTGATCAGGTCGTCGAGTGTCGGTTCATTCCCTGAAGGCGTGCAACTTCCTCCTTGCATGGCCAGAGATTGACAGGAGTAGAGCAGATTTTCTTTGACTGTGCCGTCAAAGATGAAGGGATGCTGGGCTACCATGCCAAGGTTGTATGAAATATCTTGTTTGGTCAGTTCCGAGACTTCGCGACCGCCCACAAGTATGCTGCCGCCCGTGTATTTATAGAGCTGGGCCACGCACAGAGCCAGGGTGGATTTACCCGAACCGGAGAAGCCTACCAAGGCCACGTGTTCGCCACCTTTGACTTTCATTGACACGCTGTCGAGCAGACGGATATTGCCGCCTATGACGAAGGAAAGGTCGCGGACTTCGATGTCGTTGTCCAGAGCATAGGGTTCGCGTCCTTCAGTGAATTGTTTGAATTCCGGGGCGTGATCAAAGGCGCGCATGATCTGGCCGTAACGAACGGAACTGTCTTGATATACCTGCCAGAATTCCATCAGCTCTTTCCATGGGTCATAGAGCTTTTCATAGGCAGACAGGAAGGCCACGATAGCACCTACATCAAAATGGCCCTGAATGGCATAGTAACCACCGATGAGAAAGAGGACGAACGGTCCGAGGCTCATGAAAAAATTGTTCACGAACTTGATACCGAATTTGATGCTGTTTTGTGTCACTGTGGCTTTGTAAAGCTTTTCAATGACGGCGGAGAAGCGGGCTTTTTCCAACGGGATGGACGCATTGGAATGGACTTCATGGACGCCTGAAACGGCTTCGCCGACCAGTCCAGAGAGTTTTTGGGTGTGCTCTATGCGTTGACGATTGGCTCGTCTGAAGTATTTTTGGATGCGAGGCAGGATGAACAGTTCTATTGGATAAATGGAAATGGAAATGAGGCCGATAGTTGGATTCAGATGAATCATATAGCCGGCCATTGCAAAGAATGTCAGTACGTTGACAGCTGGGACGGCTACAGCCTGGCCGATGAACGTGGCCACTGGGATGAATTCTGTGATAAGATAGGAAATGACATTGCCTGGAGAGGTGCGGCGATAGAATTGGACGGGTAGGGAAAGTAGGTGTTCATAAAGCCGTTCCCGGACGACTTTGAGGGTCTTTTCTCCGATATATACCTGCATCAGGTTGATACAGTATTTGAGTATACCCGCCAGGGTCACGGCGCCTATGTACAAGGCGCAATATCTCCACAAGGCCGGAAGGTCTTTGAGGCCGATCGCTTCGTTGATGATTCTCTTCTGCATTTCAAGCGGCAGGACACGCATGGCAACTGTGACCACGATGATGCCCACTACGGCAAGCTGGAGAGGGATATTTTTATAAAGAACCCACGAATAGAGTGCGGTTTTCGTGATGCGTTTATTATCGTTGGGATGCGGCATGTGACGGTCCATTGTGCTGATTGTGAAGATTTTGTTTTGTATAAACGGAATAGGATGTTTTTCCAAGTATTATATAAGGGAAAAGCGGTTTCGCTGTGGACAATTGCCCCTGTTGTATGGTCAAACTGCGAGGGATGTACAAGAGGACGGCCTCATTGAGGAATAGTGTATGAAATTTTCCATCCGTATTAAAATATTTGTTGTGCTTCTGGCGTTTAGTCTAGGGCCGCTTTTCCTTTCGCGTGGGCTTATGGGCAAGGCCTCTTCCGAGGCAGTCCGTGATATGGCCGAAGAGTTGCGCAAGGAACTGCTTTTTATCGTTGCATCGGAGCTTGAATATAATGCCTCGTCGCTGTTGACTCTTCTGGAGCGTGGCGGGGAGACCATGAAGCTGGCAGTGCGTGCTCTCGCTGTTGATACGAGTCGGATTTTTGAAAACAAGAAAACTGACGTTGAATCCCGGATTTATTATTCCATTGATTTTGCCGATCCCGACGAAGCTCCACCGGACGCCGTGCCTCATAAAGGATATGTGCGAAAGACCATGTCTGGGCGGGAGCGTCTCATTAAAGTAAGTTTTGAATATCCATCAGTTCATTTGTCCCATCGAGTGCGTGAAAAAGACGTAAAAAAGGATCTGCAACTGTTGCAGCAGTTGTCGCAGACATTGCGCAGTCTCATTCAGGACATGACGGATGCACCGTTTTGGATCAATGTCGGTCTTGAATCTGGTGCATTTCTGACCTATCCGGGGCATGGTGGATTCCCTTCTATGTACGACCACAGGGATCAGGATTGGTATCAAGAGTCCAAGGAATCGAAAACATGGAAGTTTTATCTGACTGTTGATCCTGTCACACGGGCGACTGTGTCTACGATAGCCTTTCCCATTCGATCAAATGACGGAACATTTCTCGGCTGCGCTTCTTTGGATCTGCCTGCTTTTGCCTTAATGGGTGAGGAGGAATTGAAGGAGCGGTGGGATGGAGAAATCCTTTCTTTCATGGTCAGCCGGGATTCTTCCGGTGATACTCAGAACAAAGGACTACTTATTCTTGCACAGAAGGATCCCCATGCTGACGGCCATCGTCATTGGATGTCCGGCGTGAAACAGGAGTGGCTCACCTTTGATGATCCAATTGGTACGGAAATCCTATTGCATGCGATGGACATGCAGAAGTCTGGGGCGGTGCCGCTCTCCTATAAGGGTGAAAATTCGCTGTGCGCTTTTGCTTCCAACGATTTTTATTCTTTTATTATTATCGCGCCTGAAAGAGTTATTTCCAAATTACCAAATGCTGTGGCCGGTTCATTGGATATTTTATTTGATGAAATGCGGGATATTTCCTTTATTATTTCCGGCATAATGTTGATTTTTACAGGGGTTATAGCATGGTTCGGTTCGCGGGCGATAACCCGGCCACTTCTTGCCATGAATGATGTGGCGCGGCGATTGGCTGGCGGTGATTTCTCGGCGCGTATGACGCAGAAAACCGGGGATGAGCGCGATGATCTTATTGAATCATTTAATGAAATGGGACCACAACTCAAGGAATTGATGCGTCTCAACAAGGATATGGAACTCGCACAGGAAGTGCAGCGTCTGCTGTTGCCACACTCCGAGCCGTGTCTGGATGGATTCGATATTTCCGGTGGTATTTCGTATTGCGATCAGACTGGTGGCGATTATTATGATTTTCTGAATGTTAAATGTCAGGACGGCGATGCCTTGGGCGTTGTCGTTGGTGACGTGTCAGGTCATGGCCTTCCGTCCGCCATGGTCATGGCCGCTGCCAGAGGGCAGTTTCACACTCTGTCTAAAATCACCATGGGACCGCACGAACGGATGCAGTCCATCAACGAGGTGTTGAGCCGTGACCTGGATGGAACAGGTCGATTCCTGACGATGTTCTATTTACGACTCAAGAAAAATAATGCCTCGGTCAAATGGGTGCGGGCAGGCCATGATCCGGCCATTCGATACAATCCGGACACTGATAGTTTCGGCGAGTTGCTCGGCGAAGGGCTTCCTCTTGGGGTTTTGGAAGAGTATGAGTATGAATCCAATGAAGCCCTGTTGGAAAACGGGGAGATTCTGGTTTTGTCCACAGACGGCGTCTGGGAGGCTCGGAATGATGAAGGTATAATGTTTGGCAAGAAGAGAATGCTTGCTATCATCAGAGAGAGTGCGCATAAAAACGCAGAGGGAATCCGTCTGGCATTGATGGATGCAGTGGATCACTATCAGGTTAATGGTCAGGAAGACGATATTGCAGTCGTCGTTATCAAGAAAACCAGCGGAAAGTGCATGCCTGGAGATACCGTTTCATTTCGTATGACCAACAAGGAAAATTGCTTTCGGTGTTTTCAGCCGAAAGTAGAGGCCTTTGGTGAGTCCAACGGCCTGCCGGGAAAGATAATTTTTCATCTGACGTTGGTGCTGGATGAATTGGTTACGAATATTATTGATTATGGGTACGCCGATTTCGA
This genomic window contains:
- a CDS encoding ABC transporter ATP-binding protein/permease; this encodes MDRHMPHPNDNKRITKTALYSWVLYKNIPLQLAVVGIIVVTVAMRVLPLEMQKRIINEAIGLKDLPALWRYCALYIGAVTLAGILKYCINLMQVYIGEKTLKVVRERLYEHLLSLPVQFYRRTSPGNVISYLITEFIPVATFIGQAVAVPAVNVLTFFAMAGYMIHLNPTIGLISISIYPIELFILPRIQKYFRRANRQRIEHTQKLSGLVGEAVSGVHEVHSNASIPLEKARFSAVIEKLYKATVTQNSIKFGIKFVNNFFMSLGPFVLFLIGGYYAIQGHFDVGAIVAFLSAYEKLYDPWKELMEFWQVYQDSSVRYGQIMRAFDHAPEFKQFTEGREPYALDNDIEVRDLSFVIGGNIRLLDSVSMKVKGGEHVALVGFSGSGKSTLALCVAQLYKYTGGSILVGGREVSELTKQDISYNLGMVAQHPFIFDGTVKENLLYSCQSLAMQGGSCTPSGNEPTLDDLIKISQQVGFFTDVLAFALRAKLDTKNPDRSLKEAILASRKEFQEGEAGMYADVAEYIEFFDVDSYSRYMTVAENIAFGAAINEKFDQEHLHEHHQFIEFLEGHGLVAHLTVLGETLARMITDELGPTPEHDAFTNNPIPEAEYGEYQKVANRLDSGEPLSEKEKGLIFKLALAFIPGIHGQIELDKGFVNRVVRSRQDFMDKVTRDHPDSFRFFSHEEYIDSLNIQDNILFGRVRADATGAEDEINHRIMQALIMQGALEPVAEMGLNFEVGSMGDRLSGGQRQKVALARTFLKVPPVLILDEATAALDNKSQGRVQNILTNNWKGKSTVLAVIHRLDMLPYYDKVVVLKAGRIVEQGGYEELLEQKGALYTLIHGKED
- a CDS encoding SpoIIE family protein phosphatase; this encodes MKFSIRIKIFVVLLAFSLGPLFLSRGLMGKASSEAVRDMAEELRKELLFIVASELEYNASSLLTLLERGGETMKLAVRALAVDTSRIFENKKTDVESRIYYSIDFADPDEAPPDAVPHKGYVRKTMSGRERLIKVSFEYPSVHLSHRVREKDVKKDLQLLQQLSQTLRSLIQDMTDAPFWINVGLESGAFLTYPGHGGFPSMYDHRDQDWYQESKESKTWKFYLTVDPVTRATVSTIAFPIRSNDGTFLGCASLDLPAFALMGEEELKERWDGEILSFMVSRDSSGDTQNKGLLILAQKDPHADGHRHWMSGVKQEWLTFDDPIGTEILLHAMDMQKSGAVPLSYKGENSLCAFASNDFYSFIIIAPERVISKLPNAVAGSLDILFDEMRDISFIISGIMLIFTGVIAWFGSRAITRPLLAMNDVARRLAGGDFSARMTQKTGDERDDLIESFNEMGPQLKELMRLNKDMELAQEVQRLLLPHSEPCLDGFDISGGISYCDQTGGDYYDFLNVKCQDGDALGVVVGDVSGHGLPSAMVMAAARGQFHTLSKITMGPHERMQSINEVLSRDLDGTGRFLTMFYLRLKKNNASVKWVRAGHDPAIRYNPDTDSFGELLGEGLPLGVLEEYEYESNEALLENGEILVLSTDGVWEARNDEGIMFGKKRMLAIIRESAHKNAEGIRLALMDAVDHYQVNGQEDDIAVVVIKKTSGKCMPGDTVSFRMTNKENCFRCFQPKVEAFGESNGLPGKIIFHLTLVLDELVTNIIDYGYADFDEHPIDVSLSMDGDILIIRVEDDSEPFNILEAPEPELDVPLEERDRPIGGMGIHLIKNMVHCIEYVREDGKNVLTLSKDTSKSCTPAKG